The nucleotide window GATTTAATTAACTGAAAGTAATTCAGTGGGTTTTTAATATGAGGTGACTTGGATAAACACCCTAGTGTAAAAAGTGCAGCCATTTTATTCACACCCCACAACCACCAGTCAACTAAACTGGTGAAATAATAGATATTTCAGAATTGGTCTTATTTCCTTTAGAGACAGTTTTGCCTTAGCAAATTCATGAATTTTCAACATAACTGAGGAATGCAGCAGAGGCATTAAACCATTCAGAGCTCAGGTTACCATCACCACCATTGTGAACAATCCAAACTGATATCGCTACATTTTGTAAAACCTCTCTGCAGACATTTTCAATCAAGTAGTTATCTACTGATACAATCCAAAATTGATAGAACAGCCAATAAATCTCCTGGCATTAATTGCTGAACTTCTAAGTAAGGACTTCATTAGCAGGGGTTTGTACACTCTCTATTAAATCTGATGAGGTATTTATTCTGCGGCAGTCTGTCCACATCACACTGTCCATAATCCAACGACTTCAGAGGTTTCCTTCAACAGATCTGGCTGAGACAAGCCCCAGGACACCGTCCTTTAGGATCGAGGCAATGGATGTAACACATTGACCTCACATGGACTGATTTAGGTGGTGTTTAGAACATGACTTGGGCTCTGAAGTGGGCCTGCTTGGTGGCGTTGCTGTTCATGCCCATCTTCAACATCCACTTGGACTTCATCCTCCTCATGTACTGCATGTCTTTCTGCTGCTGGCTCACAAAGCCTTTGCCTGGAGGACACACAACAAGAGATAACAACACAGTATTAATAAAATGCAGCTTAATATTTGTTTGGGACAGCGTAGCGAATTTCTTTCAAAGTACTGATGACAGGACCCAGGCATCTGAAGTTTTATAAGAGCCCATATCCTAAAAACTCCCAATCCAACTTGCACCAGACTTTATACACTGATGGCTTTATTAAAATACTTGGGTAAAGTGTTCCATAAATACGGCATTGTCCTGCAACATTTAATCACCACGTGTTAAATTCCTCACCGTTTTCTCCTCCCCAGCCCAGCGCCCGGTACTGTTTTAGAACCCGTCCCACTGCTCTCTGATTGTGGGCCACTGCTACTGCCCTCTGGACACCGAACCTCTGTTTGTAGTAGCGCATCAGAGAGCGATGGCCAACCTTAGCCCCTGAAAAAAGAACCAGGATTAAGCAGAGCGAACAGGCTGGTATAAGTACACAACAAACAGGGGCCAGCTGCATTACCAGCAGGTATTAAGTGTTCACATGAGATGAGATATACCTGAAGGCAATGTAAGCTCCAGTGTTTCATCGTCAAAGTCTACCGTCTTCACCTCAGGCACATCTCCGTCCTTCATCTCCACATCGGCGTCAGGATAGGTGCTTCTaaatcacacagacacacagaactCTGGGTAAAGTgtcaagcattttttttttttttttacagcatatGAAATAAATCCTTATTGTACTCAAGCTTCTAAAATCTTACAACAAACTAAATTACACAGCCCTAAATTtggttttgttctttttgttgTATACTGCAGTATTACAGTATTTATAAGAAATGTACTAGTAGGAATATTAATGCAGATGTGTTCTTGTTTGGTATTTGATTAAATATAAGTCCACCTGAAGTCGTAGAAGTCGGCGAACTCCAGGGCTGCATCATCGTCCGTGTACATTTTGCAGTGGCTCTTGTCGTTCATGTGCGCCTGCACTGCCTCGGTGGTGTAGAACGATCTGCCTTTTTCATTACACCATAAACACACTTTCCCAAAGCCCACTTTCTCTCCTGCGAACAGAAAACGCAATGATTCAGGCTGAAATCCtcttgcaccatttaaggtggaaaggaaaattaGAGTAGGATGTTCACAATGCAGTTTCATAGGAATAACATCTAATTAAAAAAACTTATTACCAACATTAGGATGGTGGTGTGTATCTAGAACCCCTTACCAAGGTATGTGATGAGGCCTCTGAGGTCTACCAAGTACTCTATGTCTGGGATGAAGAAGCTGTGGGTTTTGGTCATGTGGCTGATGTTCTtcctgagagagcgagagtggtGAGGGCAGAACAGACAGTCTGTCACAGGAATAGCCCCCGGGGCAGCTGCTGAGGCTGCATGACCTTCCTCCTCCATCTGCTCATCTTCATCTGCCTCCATCTCGtcttcatcatcgtcatcatcatccaTATCCTCCCACTCTTCTGAAAAACAGAAGCTGGATTTTAGTTCCTATTTTAATgaatatcaataataaatttTCATCTTTCTTTGAtactattatttttatatactcCTATCACTTGTTCTACTGTGCTGGTCTGCAGGCTTAAATACCAGCATTTACTCTAtctcccattccaccttaaatgacaccaGTTAAAATCTAGGATTTTTGATCCACCTTAGATTATTTGGTTTCAAATTATATCATGCAGCATATACTCTCCTatctccagttccaccttagtAGTCGAGTTACTCATTAGTTTCTAGGTTTTTTGCGCAACTTTAATTATTCCGTTCCACGTTATTTAATGCAGTATTTTCTCTCCTATCtttcactccaccttaaataatgcacatTAATGCTTAcatgtttgtatatttttttaaaagacagCACACACCTAAatcagcacacacaaacactatgcAAATccaataattcattaatttatcttctgtaagcacttcatcctgatcatggTGAGGGTCATGAAATCATTTGGCCaaggaggaacacaccctccctccatcacagagccccaaaaatgatccaccactcacatgatacctgctctgtggttttCCTGCAAGAGTCCTTACCATTAAATagggtgaaagtgggctaaCAAGTTATGCAGTGCAACAGAAGGTCAACTGTCTGTacctgtagaactacaaagtgcttcagtg belongs to Hoplias malabaricus isolate fHopMal1 chromosome 9, fHopMal1.hap1, whole genome shotgun sequence and includes:
- the znf622 gene encoding cytoplasmic 60S subunit biogenesis factor ZNF622 is translated as MSSYTCISCRVQFSDGEVQRAHYKTDWHRYNLKRKVADMPPVSAENFQERVLAQRAAATEQKTVSSSCSTCGKKFSTANAYTNHLQSHKHQQAEKKALAAVQDAVERMNQKNLEKGAELDKDAQNEALQKAMKEQQRHVPNRATPKEEQGQERPEKPPRLQWFEKQAKKIAAEEEAEEEEEEEEEEWEDMDDDDDDEDEMEADEDEQMEEEGHAASAAAPGAIPVTDCLFCPHHSRSLRKNISHMTKTHSFFIPDIEYLVDLRGLITYLGEKVGFGKVCLWCNEKGRSFYTTEAVQAHMNDKSHCKMYTDDDAALEFADFYDFRSTYPDADVEMKDGDVPEVKTVDFDDETLELTLPSGAKVGHRSLMRYYKQRFGVQRAVAVAHNQRAVGRVLKQYRALGWGGENGKGFVSQQQKDMQYMRRMKSKWMLKMGMNSNATKQAHFRAQVMF